From one Triticum aestivum cultivar Chinese Spring chromosome 4B, IWGSC CS RefSeq v2.1, whole genome shotgun sequence genomic stretch:
- the LOC123093011 gene encoding remorin isoform X2: MDGNLKALRVQFSGVNKRDKGGREDSIILPQENSALGRAQMDSGDEYNAIFAATIAAAAYAIAAEEEKQKASPIQPPTKRGESMRKPTGGSKISRWFSAKERAEDADEGPANVSVRRPLKPEQRKPGGVGSDQKVPLPPPPKMHDSSVGAKKAPGSSRKSPDKKGSKRFEQEQAVQRVPSAVRPATSYQSRRNDDGAAGVTAIAGTQTKADAWEKERLARVREEYEKMMETIAEWETEKKVTLDRKRAKQLAEYNQEMTRINKIAGGARSMAGERKYEDEKKIREKAKKIRSTGKSPRGCCF; encoded by the exons ATGGACGGCAACTTGAAAGCGCTGAG GGTTCAGTTTTCTGGAGTAAACAAGAGGGACAAAGGTGGTAGGGAAGATTCAATAATACTGCCACAAGAAAACTCAGCTCTTGGAAGAG CACAAATGGATAGCGGCGACGAATACAACGCTATATTCGCAGCCACAATTGCCGCGGCGGCATACGCAATCGCAGCAGAAGAAGAGAAGCAGAAGGCCAGCCCCATTCAGCCGCCAACCAAGAGAGGTGAAAGCATGAGAAAGCCTACAGGAGGCAGCAAGATCTCAAGATGGTTCAGTGCCAAAGAGCGTGCAGAAGATGCTGACGAGGGACCTG CCAATGTATCGGTAAGGAGGCCGCTGAAACCAGAACAAAGGAAGCCCGGAGGCGTGGGTTCAGACCAGAAGGTGCCATTGCCACCTCCACCAAAGATGCATGATTCTTCTGTGGGTGCAAAAAAGGCTCCGGGTTCCTCCAGAAAATCACCAGACAAGAAAGGAAGCAAGAGGTTTGAGCAGGAGCAGGCAGTTCAGAGGGTGCCATCCGCTGTCAGGCCAGCAACATCGTATCAGTCTAGGCGGAACGACGATGGCGCAGCTGGAGTAACTGCTATTGCCGGCACACAGACCAAGGCTGATGCATGGGAGAAGGAAAGGCTTGCTAGAGTCAGGGAGGA GTATGAAAAGATGATGGAGACCATAGCCGAGTGGGAGACTGAGAAGAAG GTTACGTTGGACAGAAAGAGAGCGAAACAACTGGCAGAGTACAATCAGGAAATGACAAGGATCAACAAAATTGCTGGAGGAGCAAGGTCAATGGCTGGGGAAAGGAAATACGAGGATGAGAAAAAGATCAGAGAGAAGGCCAAGAAGATACGTTCAACAGGGAAGTCTCCCCGTGGATGCTGCTTTTGA
- the LOC123093011 gene encoding remorin 1.4 isoform X1, whose translation MDGNLKALRVQFSGVNKRDKGGREDSIILPQENSALGRAQMDSGDEYNAIFAATIAAAAYAIAAEEEKQKASPIQPPTKRGESMRKPTGGSKISRWFSAKERAEDADEGPANVSVRRPLKPEQRKPGGVGSDQKVPLPPPPKMHDSSVGAKKAPGSSRKSPDKKGSKRFEQEQAVQRVPSAVRPATSYQSRRNDDGAAGVTAIAGTQTKADAWEKERLARVREEYEKMMETIAEWETEKKVKAKRQKEQKEVTLDRKRAKQLAEYNQEMTRINKIAGGARSMAGERKYEDEKKIREKAKKIRSTGKSPRGCCF comes from the exons ATGGACGGCAACTTGAAAGCGCTGAG GGTTCAGTTTTCTGGAGTAAACAAGAGGGACAAAGGTGGTAGGGAAGATTCAATAATACTGCCACAAGAAAACTCAGCTCTTGGAAGAG CACAAATGGATAGCGGCGACGAATACAACGCTATATTCGCAGCCACAATTGCCGCGGCGGCATACGCAATCGCAGCAGAAGAAGAGAAGCAGAAGGCCAGCCCCATTCAGCCGCCAACCAAGAGAGGTGAAAGCATGAGAAAGCCTACAGGAGGCAGCAAGATCTCAAGATGGTTCAGTGCCAAAGAGCGTGCAGAAGATGCTGACGAGGGACCTG CCAATGTATCGGTAAGGAGGCCGCTGAAACCAGAACAAAGGAAGCCCGGAGGCGTGGGTTCAGACCAGAAGGTGCCATTGCCACCTCCACCAAAGATGCATGATTCTTCTGTGGGTGCAAAAAAGGCTCCGGGTTCCTCCAGAAAATCACCAGACAAGAAAGGAAGCAAGAGGTTTGAGCAGGAGCAGGCAGTTCAGAGGGTGCCATCCGCTGTCAGGCCAGCAACATCGTATCAGTCTAGGCGGAACGACGATGGCGCAGCTGGAGTAACTGCTATTGCCGGCACACAGACCAAGGCTGATGCATGGGAGAAGGAAAGGCTTGCTAGAGTCAGGGAGGA GTATGAAAAGATGATGGAGACCATAGCCGAGTGGGAGACTGAGAAGAAGGTGAAGGCCAAGCGCCAAAAAGAACAGAAAGAG GTTACGTTGGACAGAAAGAGAGCGAAACAACTGGCAGAGTACAATCAGGAAATGACAAGGATCAACAAAATTGCTGGAGGAGCAAGGTCAATGGCTGGGGAAAGGAAATACGAGGATGAGAAAAAGATCAGAGAGAAGGCCAAGAAGATACGTTCAACAGGGAAGTCTCCCCGTGGATGCTGCTTTTGA
- the LOC123093011 gene encoding remorin 1.4 isoform X3, translating to MDSGDEYNAIFAATIAAAAYAIAAEEEKQKASPIQPPTKRGESMRKPTGGSKISRWFSAKERAEDADEGPANVSVRRPLKPEQRKPGGVGSDQKVPLPPPPKMHDSSVGAKKAPGSSRKSPDKKGSKRFEQEQAVQRVPSAVRPATSYQSRRNDDGAAGVTAIAGTQTKADAWEKERLARVREEYEKMMETIAEWETEKKVKAKRQKEQKEVTLDRKRAKQLAEYNQEMTRINKIAGGARSMAGERKYEDEKKIREKAKKIRSTGKSPRGCCF from the exons ATGGATAGCGGCGACGAATACAACGCTATATTCGCAGCCACAATTGCCGCGGCGGCATACGCAATCGCAGCAGAAGAAGAGAAGCAGAAGGCCAGCCCCATTCAGCCGCCAACCAAGAGAGGTGAAAGCATGAGAAAGCCTACAGGAGGCAGCAAGATCTCAAGATGGTTCAGTGCCAAAGAGCGTGCAGAAGATGCTGACGAGGGACCTG CCAATGTATCGGTAAGGAGGCCGCTGAAACCAGAACAAAGGAAGCCCGGAGGCGTGGGTTCAGACCAGAAGGTGCCATTGCCACCTCCACCAAAGATGCATGATTCTTCTGTGGGTGCAAAAAAGGCTCCGGGTTCCTCCAGAAAATCACCAGACAAGAAAGGAAGCAAGAGGTTTGAGCAGGAGCAGGCAGTTCAGAGGGTGCCATCCGCTGTCAGGCCAGCAACATCGTATCAGTCTAGGCGGAACGACGATGGCGCAGCTGGAGTAACTGCTATTGCCGGCACACAGACCAAGGCTGATGCATGGGAGAAGGAAAGGCTTGCTAGAGTCAGGGAGGA GTATGAAAAGATGATGGAGACCATAGCCGAGTGGGAGACTGAGAAGAAGGTGAAGGCCAAGCGCCAAAAAGAACAGAAAGAG GTTACGTTGGACAGAAAGAGAGCGAAACAACTGGCAGAGTACAATCAGGAAATGACAAGGATCAACAAAATTGCTGGAGGAGCAAGGTCAATGGCTGGGGAAAGGAAATACGAGGATGAGAAAAAGATCAGAGAGAAGGCCAAGAAGATACGTTCAACAGGGAAGTCTCCCCGTGGATGCTGCTTTTGA
- the LOC123093010 gene encoding uncharacterized protein, which produces MSKVLERRNSFGTTTPTSSASASDSKKNEKTVSRYLRPSTGSCHDLCKHGHRNPSEEKLLLSGGRRKKLPTHSNNLTLHGSVILDAPKDVRNRRNISLVKSSISLGEADRVVNKIKSENLRGAASSEHLVPRIASSADHKNVNSDGRKKHPMVTQRTLANPRYSSGVPNFDKKAAMPVKGSKLPEKTLQEKARTVEKATTLKQPLVKKPASLPTKLNLIKKVPVSSQASNNLVSSRDKSTLKGKVPSSPAIITGKRTSNTGKTMRSSNASINCKERSDVPRTPFSIEDEFIASVELQEGDVESTVVELFPDATEYGDISETAPKEESRIGSEDGLDMSEISSSVQSELTASVETDEDDVQGSSITGHLVESALAEMSSHATEYVEESQPAPKETSRFSLEDGVVESNEVSEPLVSELPVAAELQLSFDNQELKTMLSKPDLEHMQPEKNSTNGRASTDEDIRTDDAALCQLPKQLTAVQNADVYDSALTESSSGMEADRVKVSASVESVITENKEDMGAHEDLQGPPELWAVDEKHAEDPEYCLDCTTGNVAENVEAAEIDDVGNINSTSHCQSILETSSDGELLEQSEPVPIDSNLQTDELASVHNNDTSEQDELKSMIVAQQLVEELSDDENYEEYDYELIELDDFDAEDEGEAINPNDESSKAKGQRLQRISSLHPDDASTTPYKLKFKRGKIVELTPDSNGPRRLVFRRRAANEVANGEGQLVRRIYKRNTRNNGVPTEPDLESPSVKLRHQDTQDKKDAQGLFNNVIEETASKLVESRKSKVKALVGAFETVILLQDSNPTTPQAGNSPRLLGDCGSKRICSSASPGCRSNGD; this is translated from the coding sequence ATGTCCAAAGTTTTGGAAAGAAGAAATTCATTTGGTACCACCACTCCTACGAgttcagcttcagcttcagatTCGAAAAAGAATGAGAAGACGGTATCACGCTATCTAAGACCTTCTACAGGCTCATGTCATGATTTATGCAAGCATGGACACAGGAATCCTTCTGAAGAAAAGCTTCTGCTTTCAGgggggagaagaaagaaacttccaactcattcaaataatttgacactgcATGGGTCAGTTATCTTAGATGCACCCAAGGATGTCAGGAACAGAAGAAATATTTCACTAGTCAAGTCGAGTATATCACTGGGTGAAGCTGATCGTGTTGTTAACAAGATAAAATCAGAAAATTTAAGAGGCGCTGCATCATCAGAACACTTGGTTCCACGCATCGCTTCATCAGCAGATCATAAAAACGTGAACTCTGATGGCAGAAAGAAACATCCAATGGTTACCCAGAGGACTTTGGCTAATCCAAGGTATTCCAGTGGAGTACCCAATTTTGATAAAAAAGCAGCAATGCCAGTCAAGGGTTCAAAGTTGCCAGAGAAGACACTGCAGGAAAAAGCTAGAACTGTGGAGAAGGCCACTACTCTCAAGCAACCGTTAGTTAAGAAACCAGCTTCACTTCCTACTAAACTGAACTTGATTAAGAAAGTTCCTGTGTCATCTCAGGCTTCTAATAATCTTGTATCTTCAAGAGATAAAAGTACTCTGAAAGGAAAGGTTCCTTCTTCACCAGCAATTATTACTGGCAAGCGTACAAGCAATACTGGTAAAACTATGAGGTCCAGCAATGCAAGTATCAATTGCAAGGAACGCTCAGATGTGCCCAGAACACCATTCTCCATTGAAGATGAGTTTATTGCATCTGTTGAATTACAAGAAGGTGATGTGGAGTCAACAGTAGTGGAGCTGTTTCCAGATGCCACAGAATATGGAGACATATCTGAAACAGCACCAAAAGAAGAAAGCAGAATCGGTTCAGAGGATGGCTTGGATATGTCTGAAATATCGTCTTCTGTCCAGTCTGAGTTGACTGCTTCTGTTGAAACAGATGAAGATGATGTGCAAGGTTCATCTATTACAGGCCATCTTGTGGAGTCAGCGCTAGCAGAAATGTCTTCACATGCCACAGAATATGTAGAAGAATCTCAACCAGCACCAAAAGAAACAAGTAGATTCAGTTTAGAGGATGGTGTGGTGGAAAGTAATGAAGTGAGTGAACCATTGGTCTCTGAACTCCCCGTTGCTGCTGAATTGCAGCTATCATTTGATAATCAAGAACTCAAGACTATGCTCAGTAAACCGGATCTAGAGCATATGCAACCAGAGAAAAATTCCACTAATGGTCGAGCTTCAACGGATGAAGACATCCGAACAGATGATGCAGCTCTCTGCCAGCTACCCAAACAATTAACAGCTGTGCAAAATGCAGATGTATATGATTCTGCATTAACTGAAAGTAGCTCGGGAATGGAAGCTGATCGAGTGAAAGTCAGTGCTAGTGTGGAGTCTGTAATCACTGAAAATAAGGAGGACATGGGTGCTCATGAAGACCTTCAAGGACCTCCAGAACTGTGGGCAGTTGATGAAAAACATGCTGAGGATCCTGAGTATTGCCTCGATTGCACTACAGGAAATGTAGCTGAAAATGTCGAGGCTGCTGAAATTGACGATGTTGGGAATATTAATAGTACATCTCATTGCCAATCAATTTTAGAAACTTCATCCGATGGTGAACTTCTGGAGCAATCAGAGCCTGTGCCAATTGATTCTAATCTACAAACCGATGAGTTAGCAAGTGTCCATAACAATGACACCTCTGAACAGGATGAACTGAAATCAATGATTGTTGCTCAACAGTTAGTGGAAGAACTATCAGATGATGAGAATTATGAAGAATATGATTATGAGTTAATTGAATTAGATGACTTTGATGCAGAAGATGAAGGAGAAGCAATCAACCCAAATGATGAATCTTCAAAGGCTAAAGGCCAAAGGCTGCAAAGGATCTCATCACTTCACCCAGATGATGCTAGTACCACACCTTACAAATTGAAGTTTAAAAGGGGTAAAATTGTAGAACTCACACCAGACAGTAATGGCCCGAGAAGACTCGTATTTAGAAGAAGAGCTGCCAATGAAGTTGCAAATGGTGAAGGTCAGCTAGTGAGAAGGATTTATAAGAGGAATACCAGAAATAATGGTGTTCCTACTGAGCCTGACTTGGAATCTCCTTCAGTGAAACTGAGGCATCAAGATACACAAGACAAGAAGGATGCGCAGGGACTGTTCAACAATGTAATAGAAGAAACTGCAAGCAAGCTTGTGGAGTCTAGGAAAAGCAAGGTAAAAGCTTTGGTTGGTGCTTTTGAAACGGTGATACTTCTCCAGGATAGCAATCCCACTACACCACAGGCAGGTAACTCACCACGACTTCTTGGCGATTGCGGAAGCAAGCGCATATGTTCCTCTGCATCGCCGGGCTGCCGTTCGAACGGCGATTGA